The following are encoded together in the Brassica oleracea var. oleracea cultivar TO1000 unplaced genomic scaffold, BOL UnpScaffold01203, whole genome shotgun sequence genome:
- the LOC106321068 gene encoding splicing factor U2af large subunit B-like yields MSAVGGNTAGPGEAVVNVYINHEKNLAFVEMRTVEEASNAMALDGIILEGVPVKVKRPTDYNPSLAAALGPSQPNPNLNLAAVGFSSGSTGGLEGPDRLFVGGIPYHLTEDQIRELLESFGPLRGFNLVKDRETGNSMGYAFCGFQDPSVSDMACAALNGIKMGDKTLTVRRAVQGGVQPKPEQKDRLLHTKQQIALQRLMLQPGGTPTKIVCLTHVVTANVLGDDKEYEEIMEDMRQEGGKLGNLVNVVIPRPKPDHDPTPGVGKVFLEYADLDGAAKARSGMNGRKFRGNQVVAVYYPENKYAQGDYEGY; encoded by the exons ATGTCAGCGGTTGGGGGAAACACTGCTGGGCCAG GCGAGGCGGTGGTGAATGTTTACATAAACCATGAAAAGAACTTAGCTTTTGTTGAGATGAGAACAGTTGAGGAGGCTAGTAATGCAATGGCATTAGACGGAATTATATTAGAG GGGGTTCCTGTAAAGGTGAAGAGGCCTACTGACTATAACCCATCCCTTGCTGCAGCTCTTGGTCCGAGCCAGCCTAATCCCAATCTCAACTTGGCGGCTGTTGGATTTTCCTCGGGGTCTACTGGTGGGCTTGAGGGTCCGGACCGCTTATTTGTGGGTGGGATTCCATATCACTTGACAGAGGATCAGATCAGGGAGCTTTTGGAGTCCTTTGGGCCGCTAAGAGGTTTCAACTTGGTCAAAGACAGGGAAACCGGAAACTCGATGGGATATGCATTCTGTGGATTCCAGGATCCTTCAGTCTCAGATATGGCATGTGCTGCTCTAAACGGGATTAAGATGGGCGATAAGACACTTACGGTGAGGCGTGCAGTCCAAGGTGGGGTTCAACCTAAGCCTGAGCAAAAAGATAGACTACTTCATACCAAACAGCAGATTGCTTTGCAG AGGCTTATGCTACAGCCAGGAGGCACGCCCACCAAGATTGTCTGTTTGACTCACGTGGTTACAGCTAATGTTCTTGGAGACGATAaagaatatgaagaaataatGGAGGACATGAGACAGGAAGGTGGAAAACTCG GTAACTTGGTGAATGTTGTGATTCCGAGGCCCAAACCGGATCATGATCCAACACCAGGAGTTGGGAAG GTTTTCTTAGAGTATGCGGATTTGGACGGCGCAGCAAAGGCAAGATCTGGGATGAATGGAAGAAAGTTTAGAGGAAACCAGGTGGTGGCTGTGTATTACCCCGAAAACAAGTATGCGCAAGGCGACTACGAAGGCTACTGA
- the LOC106321067 gene encoding uncharacterized protein LOC106321067, with amino-acid sequence MVDARCNTCSNPTRFNFCWFHTERRLCVMSRNDSADYAWNQDGHLHSPLCRSCRLQPAVITCRDDNSVLCYGCFQRNSRNCVTYNHRVLVIPFSSHVTCVQESSQVNFPQAVRLPMYRPPQPQPDLNLDLHLQLPGPSAGPGPSAGPGPSAGPGPSGGPGTSGGTRRRSEGIQNKKNEQLGALPLLPVQAMTQQATRNARRVYVGGLPPTANKQVLLLFFFFFFF; translated from the exons ATGGTGGACGCAAGGTGTAATACGTGCAGCAACCCTACGCGTTTCAATTTTTGCTGGTTCCATACGGAAAGAAGATTATGTGTGATGTCAAGAAATGACTCAGCTGACTACGCTTGGAATCAAGATGGCCATTTACATTCACCCCTCTGCCGTTCCTGCCGTCTTCAACCGGCTGTGATAACTTGCCGCGACGACAACTCCGTACTCTGCTACGGTTGTTTTCAACGAAACAGCAGGAACTGTGTCACATACAACCATCGAGTCTTGGTCATACCTTTTTCATCACACGTG ACTTGTGTGCAGGAATCTTCACAAGTGAATTTTCCTCAGGCAGTTCGTTTGCCCATGTATAGACCTCCCCAGCCCCAGCCTGACCTGAACTTAGACTTGCACTTGCAGCTTCCTGGTCCCTCTGCTGGTCCTGGCCCCTCTGCTGGTCCTGGCCCCTCTGCTGGTCCTGGTCCCTCTGGTGGTCCTGGTACCTCTGGTGGTACAAGAAGGAGGAGTGAAGGGATACAGAACAAGAAGAACGAA CAACTGGGAGCGCTTCCTTTATTGCCAGTTCAGGCAATGACTCAGCAG GCAACTAGGAATGCTAGACGTGTCTATGTTGGTGGCCTTCCACCCACTGCAAACAAACAggttttgttacttttttttttttttttttttttttaa